One window of the Archangium primigenium genome contains the following:
- a CDS encoding threonine synthase — MSFLSHLECARCQQTHDADRVQNLCVCGGPLLVRYDLKAVARAVRPSDLAGRVASLWRYRELLPLRDDRNLVTLGEGMTPLFPLPRLGAELGLPDLWLKDEGLNPTASFKARGAATGVSRAKELGITALAMPTNGNAGGAWASYGARAGISVTLVMPTDAPAMSVLEASAVGAQAYMVRGQITDAGAIVSRSAKAHGWFEAATLKEPYRIEGKKTMGYEIAEQLGWSLPDVILYPTGGGVGIIGIYKALLEMRELGWLPEGVRFPKLVAVQAEGCQPIVKAFREGKDVSEKWEGASTVAQGIRVPKALGDFLVLQAVRETGGTCVAVPDADTLWGLERISRQEGAFICPEGAALVGAARLLLRDGWLNAGQRVLLLNTGAGIKYPDVMSPKLPVLELNATL, encoded by the coding sequence ATGTCCTTCCTGTCCCATCTGGAGTGCGCCCGCTGCCAGCAGACCCATGACGCGGACCGGGTGCAGAACCTGTGCGTCTGTGGCGGCCCGCTGCTCGTGCGCTATGACTTGAAGGCCGTGGCGCGCGCCGTGCGGCCCTCGGACCTGGCCGGCCGCGTGGCCTCGCTGTGGCGCTACCGCGAGCTGTTGCCGCTGCGCGACGATCGGAACCTGGTGACGCTCGGCGAGGGCATGACGCCGCTCTTTCCCCTGCCCCGGCTGGGCGCGGAGCTGGGTCTGCCGGACCTGTGGCTCAAGGACGAGGGGCTCAACCCCACCGCGTCCTTCAAGGCGCGCGGCGCCGCCACGGGGGTGAGCCGGGCGAAGGAATTGGGCATCACCGCGCTCGCCATGCCCACCAACGGCAACGCGGGCGGGGCCTGGGCGAGCTACGGAGCCCGCGCGGGCATCTCCGTCACCCTGGTGATGCCCACGGACGCGCCCGCCATGAGCGTGCTGGAGGCCTCGGCGGTGGGGGCCCAGGCGTACATGGTGCGGGGGCAGATCACCGACGCGGGCGCCATCGTCTCGCGCTCGGCCAAGGCGCACGGCTGGTTCGAGGCCGCCACGCTCAAGGAGCCCTACCGGATCGAGGGCAAGAAGACGATGGGCTACGAGATCGCCGAGCAGCTCGGCTGGAGCCTGCCGGACGTCATCCTGTACCCCACCGGTGGCGGCGTGGGCATCATCGGCATCTACAAGGCGCTCCTGGAGATGCGGGAGCTGGGCTGGCTGCCGGAGGGCGTGCGCTTCCCCAAGCTCGTGGCGGTGCAGGCCGAGGGGTGCCAGCCCATCGTGAAGGCATTCCGCGAGGGCAAGGACGTCTCGGAGAAGTGGGAGGGCGCGAGCACGGTGGCGCAAGGCATCCGGGTGCCCAAGGCGCTCGGGGACTTCCTGGTGCTCCAGGCGGTGCGGGAGACGGGAGGCACCTGCGTGGCGGTGCCGGACGCCGACACGCTGTGGGGCCTGGAGCGCATCAGCCGCCAGGAGGGGGCCTTCATCTGCCCCGAGGGCGCCGCGCTGGTGGGTGCCGCGCGCCTGCTGCTGCGCGACGGCTGGCTGAACGCGGGCCAGCGCGTGCTCCTGCTCAACACGGGCGCGGGCATCAAGTACCCGGACGTGATGTCGCCCAAGCTGCCCGTGCTGGAGCTCAACGCGACCCTGTGA
- a CDS encoding aldose epimerase — protein sequence MVVLTDGDSVVELVPERGALVSRFDVGGEPLLYLDASTLADPTKNVRGGIPVLFPAAGVIPGGTYPVEGRDVAMRRHGFARDLPWEVRTHEKHRAVLALVASEKTRPEYPWDFEARLTLTLTGEALRLTFAAENRDTRPMPLHLGYHPYFHVPQANKAITRLDTTATRAWDNQAQAPVPYTGLDLTGAEVDLHVLDPSGTRTTLSRGPGLRPVELSWSSSFKTLVVWTLRGRDFVCVEPWTAPGGALRSGEGLVHVAPGETFSSDFEIRAGPR from the coding sequence ATGGTGGTGCTCACGGATGGCGACAGCGTGGTGGAGCTCGTGCCCGAGCGGGGAGCGCTCGTCAGTCGCTTCGACGTCGGCGGCGAGCCCCTGCTCTACCTCGACGCGAGCACGCTCGCGGACCCCACGAAGAACGTGCGCGGGGGCATTCCCGTGCTCTTCCCCGCCGCGGGCGTCATCCCCGGCGGCACCTACCCCGTGGAGGGCCGCGACGTGGCCATGCGTCGGCATGGCTTCGCGCGAGACCTGCCCTGGGAGGTGCGCACCCACGAGAAGCACCGGGCGGTGCTCGCGCTCGTGGCCTCCGAGAAGACGCGGCCCGAGTACCCCTGGGACTTCGAGGCCCGCCTCACCCTGACGCTCACCGGCGAGGCGCTGCGCCTCACGTTCGCCGCCGAGAACCGCGACACGCGGCCCATGCCCCTGCACCTGGGCTACCACCCGTACTTCCACGTGCCCCAGGCGAACAAGGCCATCACGCGCCTGGACACCACGGCCACGCGCGCCTGGGACAACCAGGCACAGGCCCCGGTGCCCTACACGGGCCTGGACCTCACCGGCGCCGAGGTGGACCTGCACGTGCTGGACCCCTCCGGGACACGCACCACGCTCTCGCGGGGCCCGGGCCTGCGCCCGGTGGAGCTGTCCTGGAGTTCGTCGTTCAAGACGCTCGTCGTGTGGACGCTGCGGGGCCGGGACTTCGTCTGCGTGGAGCCCTGGACGGCTCCGGGCGGCGCGCTGCGCTCGGGCGAGGGCCTCGTGCACGTGGCCCCGGGGGAGACCTTCTCCTCGGACTTCGAGATCCGCGCCGGACCCAGATAA
- a CDS encoding PIG-L deacetylase family protein — MSTALFLSPHLDDVAFSCGGTLARLKDQGWTVALVTCFTRSVPHPTGFALECQTSKGIAPEVDYMALRREEDRDFATLMGVDRLVWGDLPEAPHRGYVRETLFTPPRREDAIEGPLVDMLAPLMKELRPDLVFVPQALGSHVDHVQLVRALPSLGLEPGRTLWYRDTPYAVRQPHAEPDDSVPSGLKPLAVNVTAELPRKVAGCNHYRTQVDFQFGGSRAVAPTLDAFHRREAMAQGRSGCAEVFLSTDRLPPDVWSALQ, encoded by the coding sequence ATGAGCACCGCCCTCTTCCTCTCGCCGCACCTGGACGACGTGGCCTTCTCCTGTGGAGGCACGCTCGCCCGTCTCAAGGACCAGGGGTGGACGGTGGCGCTCGTCACCTGCTTCACCCGCTCGGTGCCCCACCCCACCGGCTTCGCCCTGGAGTGCCAGACGTCCAAGGGCATCGCCCCGGAGGTGGACTACATGGCGCTGCGCCGGGAGGAGGATCGGGACTTCGCGACGCTCATGGGCGTGGACCGGCTGGTGTGGGGGGACCTGCCCGAGGCCCCCCACCGGGGTTATGTCCGGGAGACGCTCTTCACGCCGCCGCGCCGGGAGGACGCCATCGAGGGCCCCCTGGTGGACATGCTCGCCCCGCTGATGAAGGAGCTGCGGCCGGACCTCGTCTTCGTGCCGCAGGCGCTGGGCAGCCACGTGGACCATGTCCAGCTGGTGCGGGCCCTGCCCTCACTGGGCCTCGAGCCGGGCCGGACGCTGTGGTACCGCGACACGCCCTACGCCGTGCGCCAGCCCCATGCCGAGCCGGATGACTCCGTGCCCTCGGGCCTCAAGCCCCTGGCCGTGAACGTCACCGCGGAGCTGCCGCGCAAGGTCGCCGGCTGCAACCACTACCGCACCCAGGTGGACTTCCAGTTCGGCGGCTCGCGGGCGGTGGCCCCCACGCTGGACGCCTTCCACCGGCGCGAGGCCATGGCCCAGGGCCGCTCCGGCTGCGCCGAGGTGTTCCTCTCGACGGACCGTCTGCCGCCCGACGTGTGGTCCGCGCTCCAGTGA
- a CDS encoding glycosyltransferase family 4 protein: MSPNPLRVCFISRRFFPAISGMSVYALNLVQELVSCGHDVTMVSQYRNDQAGASVYGGGPPPEVNGAKVLGREALGEQRVNDGLPASFEQDVEDMVAIIEREHRLRPFDLIHAQYGYPCGLAALEASRRLGLPNVVSIQGGDGHWVGTCCATHKQAMLAVLGHSGALLIGSQSFAEEVKGHHGTGMDRFTIVPGATDTRRFHPRDESAIGALSPTPVLLYHGRVDARKGVMEMMHAMKKLVASGRDLKLIVSGIGPDVEAVRASVGELGLGGRVEMPGYSDYEHAPEIYRRGDLFVSPTYSEGFSNTILEAMATGLPIVSTRAVGVVDCLEDGRDALLVPPKDADALADAIARMLDEPALRERLARQALKEVRELYSWQAVGRQIQDVYADLTGTRPDTGWTGLYDPQTTAEKADPSCRFRSAPHLL, encoded by the coding sequence TTGAGCCCGAATCCGCTGCGCGTGTGTTTCATTTCCCGGCGCTTCTTTCCCGCCATCTCCGGCATGAGCGTCTATGCCCTCAACCTGGTGCAGGAGCTGGTCTCCTGTGGCCACGACGTCACCATGGTGAGCCAGTACCGCAACGATCAGGCGGGCGCCTCGGTGTACGGCGGGGGCCCTCCGCCCGAGGTGAACGGCGCCAAGGTGCTCGGTCGCGAGGCACTGGGCGAGCAGCGCGTCAACGACGGCCTGCCCGCCAGCTTCGAGCAGGACGTGGAGGACATGGTCGCCATCATCGAGCGCGAGCACCGCCTGCGGCCCTTCGATCTCATCCACGCCCAGTACGGCTATCCGTGCGGCCTGGCGGCGCTGGAGGCGAGCCGGCGGCTGGGACTGCCCAACGTGGTCTCCATCCAGGGCGGTGACGGCCACTGGGTGGGCACCTGCTGCGCCACCCACAAGCAGGCCATGCTGGCGGTGCTCGGCCACTCGGGCGCGCTGCTCATCGGCAGCCAGTCCTTCGCCGAGGAGGTGAAGGGCCACCACGGCACGGGCATGGACCGCTTCACCATCGTCCCCGGCGCCACCGACACCCGGCGCTTCCACCCGCGCGACGAGTCGGCGATTGGCGCCCTGAGCCCCACGCCCGTGCTGCTGTACCACGGCCGCGTGGACGCCCGGAAAGGCGTGATGGAGATGATGCACGCGATGAAGAAGCTCGTGGCCTCCGGCCGCGACCTCAAGCTCATCGTCTCGGGCATCGGTCCGGACGTGGAGGCGGTGCGCGCCAGCGTGGGCGAGCTGGGCCTCGGGGGCCGCGTGGAGATGCCCGGCTACTCCGACTACGAGCACGCGCCCGAGATCTACCGCCGGGGAGACCTCTTCGTGTCGCCCACGTACTCGGAGGGCTTCTCCAACACCATCCTGGAGGCCATGGCCACGGGCCTGCCCATCGTGTCCACGCGGGCGGTGGGCGTGGTGGACTGCCTGGAGGACGGACGCGACGCGCTGCTCGTGCCGCCCAAGGACGCGGACGCCCTGGCCGACGCCATCGCCCGGATGCTGGACGAGCCCGCGCTGCGCGAGCGCCTCGCGCGCCAGGCGCTCAAGGAAGTGCGCGAGCTGTACTCCTGGCAGGCCGTGGGCCGTCAGATCCAGGACGTCTACGCGGACCTGACCGGCACCCGTCCGGACACGGGGTGGACGGGCCTCTACGATCCCCAGACCACCGCGGAGAAGGCCGATCCTTCCTGCCGCTTCCGGAGCGCGCCGCACCTGCTATGA
- a CDS encoding sugar phosphate isomerase/epimerase family protein, with the protein MTLRFAYNTNGVSNHRFEDALRLIADCGYDGVALTLDHHHFDPFAPDLERRAGALAGLLDRLGLDVVVETGARFLLDPRAKHEPTLVTPDAVGRERRLDFLRRAVDICATCRGEAVSFWGGVPQAGVDPTQSWEWLVEGVARLSDYAASRGVVAAVEAEPGMRVETVDDWLRLQHDVIALGAAPIKIALDVGHLLVTQERGAADAVRELAPVLGTVAVEDMKRGVHEHLPFGEGDLDMPSVLQALQDIGYRRLVCVELSRDAHRAHTMVPQALEWLRAHLPSQLEASP; encoded by the coding sequence ATGACGCTGCGTTTCGCCTACAACACCAACGGGGTGTCCAACCACCGCTTCGAGGACGCCCTGCGGCTCATCGCCGACTGCGGCTACGACGGCGTGGCCCTCACCCTGGACCATCACCACTTCGATCCCTTCGCGCCCGACCTGGAGCGGCGCGCGGGGGCCCTGGCGGGGCTGCTCGACCGGCTCGGCCTGGACGTGGTGGTGGAGACGGGGGCGCGCTTCCTGCTCGACCCCCGCGCCAAGCACGAGCCCACGCTCGTCACCCCGGATGCCGTGGGCCGCGAGCGTCGGCTCGACTTCCTGCGCCGGGCGGTGGACATCTGCGCCACCTGCCGCGGCGAGGCGGTGTCCTTCTGGGGCGGCGTGCCCCAGGCGGGCGTGGACCCCACGCAGTCGTGGGAGTGGCTCGTGGAGGGGGTGGCCCGGCTGTCCGACTACGCGGCCTCGCGCGGCGTGGTGGCGGCGGTGGAGGCCGAGCCCGGCATGCGCGTGGAGACGGTGGATGACTGGCTGCGGCTGCAGCACGACGTCATCGCCCTGGGCGCCGCGCCCATCAAGATCGCCCTGGACGTGGGCCACCTCCTGGTGACCCAGGAGCGCGGGGCCGCGGACGCCGTGCGCGAGCTGGCACCGGTGCTGGGCACCGTGGCCGTGGAGGACATGAAGCGCGGCGTGCACGAGCACCTGCCCTTCGGCGAGGGAGACCTCGACATGCCCTCGGTGCTCCAGGCGCTCCAGGACATCGGCTACCGCCGGCTCGTGTGCGTGGAGCTGTCCCGGGATGCACACCGCGCCCACACCATGGTGCCCCAGGCCCTGGAGTGGTTGCGGGCCCACCTTCCTTCTCAACTGGAGGCCTCGCCTTGA
- a CDS encoding YcaO-like family protein: protein MNFKDIRDAYLRAMPPGEVMIFRNDALDRLGIPSVVSALQMEDGQWIPASGYGATEDEAAVSSLGELAEEVSAARFVPTLPRFTGSYHQMVRERGASGVADPLTLCLPAGSPYHPDMTLTWVETTRLTTGERVLVPEEYIATDPGQLQQGRTPLIRPITNGQGAGLTRDRAIVHGILELLQRDGNCVGYRALDQGVVIDLEGADVSPEVREVLELYRRAGIEIMAKLASTDFGLVSVYVVGRDLHADHQPLMVTACGEAADPDRDRALRKALLEYAGSRTRKAFGHGPLAALKGVVPPEYLRKVLPEVEKSLGTEENRALRDMLDWAQMSAPALRALTAVTLKHERSVRFNDLPQVQVTLDPTERLEQVVRLLTGSGFDILVADLSPEGHALHSVKVVVPGLEVETMTYDRIGERNVAKLMQRGERRLAGVGAPPEGARPVRLTPAAEARLGGPAWFNVQEAEKRVGRLYALYREPERHAVQVLMRDRKKFGGA from the coding sequence ATGAACTTCAAGGACATCCGTGACGCGTATCTCCGAGCCATGCCCCCCGGTGAGGTGATGATCTTCCGCAACGATGCCCTGGACCGCCTGGGCATCCCCTCGGTGGTGAGCGCCCTCCAGATGGAGGACGGCCAGTGGATTCCCGCCAGTGGCTACGGCGCCACCGAGGACGAGGCCGCGGTCAGCTCCCTGGGCGAGCTGGCCGAGGAGGTGTCCGCCGCCCGGTTCGTGCCCACGCTCCCGCGCTTCACGGGCAGCTACCACCAGATGGTGCGCGAGCGCGGGGCCTCGGGGGTGGCCGACCCCCTCACGCTGTGTCTGCCCGCGGGCAGCCCCTACCACCCGGACATGACGCTCACCTGGGTGGAGACGACGCGCCTGACCACGGGCGAGCGGGTGCTCGTGCCCGAGGAGTACATCGCCACGGATCCCGGGCAGCTCCAGCAGGGCCGCACGCCCCTCATCCGCCCCATCACCAATGGCCAGGGCGCGGGCCTCACGCGGGACCGGGCCATCGTCCACGGCATCCTCGAGCTGCTGCAGCGCGACGGCAACTGCGTGGGCTACCGCGCCCTGGACCAGGGCGTCGTCATCGACCTGGAGGGCGCGGACGTGTCGCCCGAGGTGCGTGAGGTGCTGGAGCTCTACCGCCGCGCGGGCATCGAGATCATGGCCAAGCTGGCCAGCACCGACTTCGGCCTGGTGAGTGTCTACGTGGTGGGCCGGGACCTGCACGCGGACCACCAGCCGCTCATGGTGACGGCCTGCGGCGAGGCGGCCGACCCCGACCGGGACCGGGCCCTGCGCAAGGCGCTGCTGGAGTACGCCGGCTCGCGCACCCGCAAGGCCTTCGGCCATGGCCCCCTCGCCGCGCTCAAGGGCGTGGTCCCGCCCGAGTACCTCCGCAAGGTGCTGCCCGAGGTGGAGAAGAGCCTGGGCACGGAGGAGAACCGGGCCCTGCGCGACATGCTCGACTGGGCGCAGATGTCCGCGCCCGCCCTGCGCGCCCTGACGGCCGTCACGCTCAAGCACGAGCGCTCGGTGCGCTTCAATGACCTGCCCCAGGTCCAGGTCACCCTGGATCCCACCGAGCGGCTCGAGCAGGTGGTGCGCCTGCTGACCGGGTCGGGCTTCGACATCCTCGTGGCGGACCTGTCGCCCGAGGGCCACGCCCTGCACTCCGTGAAGGTGGTGGTGCCCGGGCTCGAGGTGGAGACGATGACGTACGACCGCATCGGCGAGCGCAACGTGGCCAAGCTGATGCAGCGGGGCGAGCGGAGGCTCGCGGGCGTGGGCGCGCCGCCCGAGGGCGCCAGGCCCGTGCGCCTCACCCCCGCCGCCGAGGCCCGGCTGGGCGGGCCCGCCTGGTTCAACGTGCAGGAGGCGGAAAAGCGCGTGGGCCGCCTGTACGCGCTCTACCGCGAGCCCGAGCGTCACGCCGTGCAGGTGCTGATGCGCGACCGCAAGAAGTTTGGAGGAGCCTGA
- a CDS encoding YcaO-like family protein — protein MSKKQSLVEAREAYRSAFPPGELEMFREDPIDRVGVPAVAASLRLKTGTQFATHGYGATLEEAEVGALGEMAEAVFTDAALRAHPRVTGSYNELVRHHGESAVMNPLRLCLTAGSHYDADMPLTWVTVKRLLTGERVLIPEEWVATWGGELRGRSPLITPITNGQGAGLTQEQALAHGILELLQRDGNGLQFRALDQGVVLDLTNAPLGHDVRDLLARYQSLGIEVIPKLASTDFGLVSVYVVGRDPYLNDQPMALTACGEAADLDRERALRKALLEYAGSRTRKAFANGPLELAARIVPPGYFDRFLPYIKLEDEEPRALHAMAFWARLSAPQMRALIEKPVLSEKRRVPFTDLPTSGPLGDAKDRAALLVNKLTQAGFDILVADLSPSDHSVHSVKVIVPGLEVESMSYHRIGERGIAKLLAREDPLAGHGKAPEGARPVLLTPEAEERLGGPVWFNTRLAEQLVGRLYSLYREPERHAAQLLLRQPRFGGGLG, from the coding sequence ATGAGCAAGAAGCAGAGTCTGGTTGAAGCGCGCGAGGCCTACCGCAGTGCTTTCCCCCCGGGAGAGCTGGAGATGTTCCGGGAGGATCCCATCGATCGGGTAGGCGTCCCCGCCGTGGCGGCCAGCCTCCGGTTGAAGACGGGCACCCAATTCGCCACCCACGGCTACGGCGCCACGCTGGAGGAAGCCGAGGTGGGCGCCCTGGGCGAGATGGCCGAGGCCGTCTTCACCGACGCCGCGCTGCGCGCCCACCCGCGCGTGACCGGCAGCTACAACGAGCTGGTGCGCCACCACGGCGAGTCCGCGGTGATGAACCCCCTGCGCCTGTGCCTCACGGCGGGCAGCCACTACGACGCGGACATGCCGCTCACCTGGGTGACGGTGAAGCGCCTGCTCACCGGCGAGCGCGTGCTCATCCCCGAGGAGTGGGTGGCCACCTGGGGCGGCGAGCTGCGCGGTCGCTCGCCCCTCATCACGCCCATCACCAACGGCCAGGGCGCGGGCCTCACCCAGGAGCAGGCGCTCGCCCACGGCATCCTCGAGCTGCTCCAGCGCGATGGCAACGGCCTGCAGTTCCGCGCGCTCGACCAGGGCGTGGTGCTGGACCTGACCAACGCCCCGCTCGGCCACGACGTGCGTGACCTGCTCGCGCGCTACCAGTCCCTGGGCATCGAGGTGATTCCCAAGCTGGCCAGCACCGATTTCGGCCTGGTGAGCGTCTACGTGGTGGGGCGCGACCCGTACCTCAATGATCAGCCCATGGCGCTCACCGCCTGCGGCGAGGCGGCGGACCTGGACCGCGAGCGCGCGCTGCGCAAGGCGCTCTTGGAGTACGCCGGCTCGCGCACCCGCAAGGCGTTCGCCAACGGCCCGCTGGAGCTGGCCGCGCGCATCGTGCCGCCGGGCTACTTCGACCGCTTCCTGCCCTACATCAAGCTGGAGGACGAGGAGCCCCGCGCCCTGCACGCCATGGCCTTCTGGGCCCGGCTCAGCGCGCCCCAGATGCGCGCGCTCATCGAGAAGCCGGTGCTCAGCGAGAAGCGCCGTGTGCCCTTCACCGACCTGCCCACCAGCGGCCCGCTCGGGGACGCCAAGGACCGCGCCGCCCTGCTCGTCAACAAGCTCACCCAGGCGGGCTTCGACATCCTCGTGGCGGACCTGTCGCCCTCGGACCACTCGGTGCACTCGGTCAAGGTCATCGTCCCCGGCCTGGAGGTGGAGAGCATGAGCTACCACCGCATCGGCGAGCGCGGCATCGCCAAGCTGCTCGCGCGCGAGGATCCGCTCGCGGGCCACGGCAAGGCGCCCGAGGGCGCCCGGCCCGTGCTCCTCACGCCCGAGGCCGAGGAGCGCCTGGGCGGCCCGGTCTGGTTCAACACGCGCCTGGCCGAGCAGCTCGTGGGCCGCCTGTACTCGCTCTACCGCGAGCCCGAGCGCCACGCCGCCCAGCTGCTCCTGCGCCAGCCCCGCTTCGGCGGCGGCCTGGGCTGA
- a CDS encoding MBL fold metallo-hydrolase — protein MPLVRYACANCGTWQPWFAHEPPPHCPTCMDVRNALPENGWDFRSAARVSEQLQTTWSEALPGVLGFSCTPGFGLGGTGWLLTRPEGNVAFEGAPWYTRPALEHIASLGGIRWLSSSHVHGFGALWQLQERFDPLLVLHRDALSYTKAFKVRWPVDDEHTLAPDLTLHHVNGHYEGHSVMYDARTRSLFSGDALKVELGPRGQPVGLSCHKGFHYAIPLSHAELRRYREVFEQLPFENVFTPFEFARGVTREHALALFDRLLSGMPHTNAIALEELSS, from the coding sequence GTGCCGCTAGTCCGCTACGCCTGCGCCAACTGTGGCACCTGGCAGCCGTGGTTCGCGCACGAGCCGCCCCCGCACTGCCCCACCTGCATGGACGTGCGCAACGCCCTGCCCGAGAACGGCTGGGACTTCCGCTCCGCCGCGCGCGTGTCCGAGCAGCTCCAGACGACCTGGAGCGAGGCCCTGCCCGGCGTGCTCGGCTTCAGCTGCACGCCCGGCTTCGGCCTGGGTGGCACGGGCTGGCTGCTCACGCGGCCCGAGGGCAACGTGGCCTTCGAGGGCGCGCCCTGGTACACGCGCCCGGCGCTCGAGCACATCGCGTCCCTGGGGGGCATCCGCTGGCTGTCCTCCTCGCACGTGCACGGCTTCGGCGCGCTGTGGCAGCTCCAGGAGCGCTTCGATCCGCTGCTGGTGCTGCACCGCGATGCCCTGTCCTATACCAAGGCCTTCAAAGTGCGCTGGCCCGTGGATGACGAGCACACGCTCGCCCCGGACCTGACGCTGCACCACGTGAACGGCCACTACGAGGGCCACAGCGTCATGTACGACGCCCGCACGCGCTCGCTCTTCAGCGGCGACGCGCTCAAGGTGGAGCTGGGCCCGAGGGGCCAGCCCGTGGGCCTGTCGTGTCACAAGGGATTTCATTACGCCATTCCGCTCAGTCACGCGGAGCTGCGTCGCTATCGGGAGGTCTTCGAGCAGTTGCCGTTCGAGAACGTGTTCACGCCATTTGAGTTCGCGCGCGGAGTGACGCGTGAACACGCGCTCGCCCTGTTCGATCGGCTGCTTTCGGGCATGCCGCATACGAACGCCATTGCGTTGGAGGAGTTGTCGTCATGA
- a CDS encoding Gfo/Idh/MocA family protein, translating into MPRSRRLGWAIVGCGWVARDYVAPAVLQAGNARLVALCDLDAEALARMPGDEVLRHTELRQVLQDPDVQAVYIATPNHAHAALTEACAAAGKHVFCEKPMATRLEDGVRMVEACKRAGVMYATAFDQRHHAAHRKLRTLIHEGALGTVTQARIHYACWTPRDWTANNWRIDPRQAGGGAMIDLAPHGIDLLEVLLGDEWESLIAVQQRRVHDYAVDDGAVLVGRMKSGILGMLQVAYNCPDNYPRRTLEIIGTQARALAYKTMGQTPGGTLTLTDAATGAERPVELSPEEDRSPFLNQVEAFSSAVLEGRTYPFAPERDLRLLGLLERSCDPRTWGDMSCR; encoded by the coding sequence TTGCCTCGCTCACGCCGGCTCGGGTGGGCCATCGTGGGGTGTGGATGGGTGGCCCGGGACTACGTGGCCCCCGCGGTGTTGCAGGCGGGCAATGCCCGGCTCGTGGCGCTGTGTGATCTGGATGCCGAGGCCCTCGCGCGCATGCCCGGCGACGAGGTGCTCCGGCACACCGAGCTGCGCCAGGTGCTGCAGGACCCCGACGTCCAGGCGGTCTACATCGCCACGCCCAACCACGCGCACGCCGCCCTCACGGAGGCGTGCGCCGCCGCGGGCAAGCACGTCTTCTGCGAGAAGCCCATGGCCACGCGCCTGGAGGATGGCGTGCGCATGGTGGAGGCGTGCAAGCGCGCGGGCGTGATGTACGCCACCGCCTTCGACCAGCGCCACCACGCGGCCCACCGCAAGCTGCGCACCCTCATCCACGAGGGCGCCCTGGGCACCGTCACCCAGGCGCGCATCCACTACGCCTGCTGGACGCCGCGCGACTGGACGGCCAACAACTGGCGCATCGACCCGCGCCAGGCCGGCGGCGGCGCGATGATCGACCTGGCGCCCCACGGCATCGACCTGCTCGAGGTGCTGCTCGGCGACGAGTGGGAGTCGCTCATCGCCGTGCAGCAGCGGCGCGTGCACGACTACGCCGTGGATGATGGCGCCGTGCTCGTGGGCCGCATGAAGAGCGGCATCCTCGGCATGCTCCAGGTGGCCTACAACTGCCCGGACAACTACCCGCGCCGCACCCTGGAGATCATCGGAACCCAGGCGCGCGCGCTCGCCTACAAGACCATGGGCCAGACGCCCGGGGGCACGCTGACGCTCACCGACGCGGCCACCGGCGCCGAGCGGCCCGTGGAGCTGTCGCCCGAGGAGGACCGCAGCCCCTTCCTCAACCAGGTGGAGGCCTTCTCCTCCGCCGTGCTGGAGGGCCGGACCTATCCGTTCGCGCCCGAGCGGGACCTGCGGCTGCTCGGCCTGCTCGAGCGCTCGTGCGATCCGCGCACCTGGGGGGACATGTCGTGCCGCTAG
- a CDS encoding HD domain-containing protein, producing the protein MKDTAQGITAVPGRLAGLRPLVGELMDLKRVRTPDQPEGLAAHGFRRAWAALVSGVHPDTLALREAALALTGIRLGGIDLDVLSRAGMPHERAVKVLRRGLDAAAEPLDRELRERLHTALAGLPVPGQIQPPAFVERLVRQPRAGPTRANTPRVVLLPAESHADHCYVVAVASVLVSPLFGADPAIPFVAALSHHFFNVVLPDAGDYGDRLLGEDAAPLMARVTEDVLATLPEGLAALVREARKILPHTDSPEARAFHAADAMDRVLEMDAHARAAGFTLRQAMVDLDLIHEGPMQAYENAVLAAAGLIH; encoded by the coding sequence ATGAAGGACACTGCGCAGGGAATCACCGCGGTCCCCGGCCGCCTGGCCGGGCTTCGCCCCCTGGTGGGCGAGCTGATGGACCTCAAGCGGGTGCGGACACCGGATCAACCGGAGGGACTGGCGGCCCATGGCTTCCGCCGGGCCTGGGCGGCCCTGGTGTCAGGCGTGCATCCGGACACCCTGGCGCTGCGGGAAGCGGCGCTCGCCCTGACCGGCATCCGGTTGGGGGGCATCGACCTGGACGTGCTGTCCCGGGCCGGCATGCCGCACGAGCGCGCCGTGAAAGTCCTCCGCCGGGGCCTGGACGCCGCGGCGGAGCCCCTGGACCGGGAGCTGCGCGAGCGCCTGCACACGGCGCTCGCCGGACTGCCGGTCCCGGGGCAAATCCAGCCGCCCGCCTTCGTCGAGCGGCTGGTGCGTCAACCCCGGGCCGGACCCACGCGCGCCAACACGCCGCGCGTGGTGCTCCTGCCCGCGGAGAGCCACGCCGACCACTGCTACGTGGTGGCCGTGGCGTCGGTGCTCGTCTCCCCGCTCTTCGGCGCGGACCCGGCCATCCCCTTCGTGGCCGCGTTGAGCCACCACTTCTTCAACGTGGTGCTGCCCGACGCGGGGGACTACGGCGACCGGCTGCTCGGAGAGGACGCGGCGCCGCTCATGGCCCGCGTCACCGAGGACGTGCTCGCCACGCTGCCCGAGGGCCTCGCCGCCCTCGTGCGCGAGGCGAGGAAGATCCTGCCGCACACGGACAGCCCGGAGGCGCGCGCCTTTCACGCCGCCGACGCGATGGACCGGGTGCTGGAGATGGACGCGCATGCACGCGCCGCGGGCTTCACCCTGCGCCAGGCGATGGTGGACCTGGACCTCATCCACGAAGGCCCCATGCAGGCCTACGAGAACGCGGTGCTCGCCGCCGCGGGTCTCATCCACTAG